The Paenibacillus tianjinensis genome has a window encoding:
- the ligD gene encoding non-homologous end-joining DNA ligase: protein MPAVLKGSITVDGQEITVTNPDKPLWPEVGITKRIYLQKLAALSPYLLRYCKDRLLTVIRYPHGVPGMSFYQKNAPQPLPGFVKTALHEGIEYIVLQGLPELIWLGNLAALEFHPSLHYAGSSLPCEWMIDLDPSLEVEPRIMEAAAMVGDVLKSLGLASVPKTSGATGVQIIIPVNPGISFDELRKIGHFVGRYVTEKRPDLFTLERLKKHRGDKIYFDYLQHYGGKTLAAPYTPRARPLATVSTPLLWEEVARNVSPADYHLLNIEERLSRMGDLIAKVPPQPVSDIVSKLP from the coding sequence ATGCCGGCTGTGCTCAAAGGCTCCATCACCGTAGACGGACAAGAGATCACAGTAACGAACCCGGACAAGCCCCTCTGGCCGGAGGTTGGAATCACCAAGCGGATTTACCTGCAAAAGCTGGCTGCACTCTCCCCTTACCTGCTGCGTTACTGCAAAGACCGGCTGTTAACGGTTATCCGCTATCCGCACGGAGTGCCGGGGATGTCCTTCTATCAGAAGAATGCCCCCCAGCCGCTGCCCGGTTTTGTGAAGACAGCCCTGCATGAAGGTATTGAGTATATCGTCCTGCAGGGCCTTCCCGAACTGATCTGGCTCGGCAATTTGGCCGCGCTGGAATTTCATCCTTCGCTGCACTACGCGGGGAGCAGCCTGCCCTGTGAGTGGATGATCGATCTGGATCCTTCTCTTGAAGTGGAGCCGCGCATTATGGAGGCGGCCGCTATGGTCGGGGATGTGCTGAAATCACTGGGGCTGGCTTCGGTTCCCAAAACCTCCGGGGCAACGGGAGTGCAGATTATTATCCCGGTGAATCCGGGAATTTCCTTTGATGAGCTGCGTAAAATCGGCCATTTCGTCGGGCGTTATGTCACCGAGAAGAGGCCGGACCTGTTCACATTAGAGCGGCTCAAGAAACACCGCGGCGACAAGATTTATTTCGATTATCTGCAGCATTACGGCGGCAAAACCTTAGCCGCTCCCTATACACCGCGCGCACGCCCGCTGGCTACGGTGTCCACCCCGCTCCTGTGGGAGGAGGTCGCCCGCAATGTCTCACCTGCTGATTATCATCTGCTGAATATTGAGGAGCGGCTGAGCCGCATGGGAGATCTTATCGCCAAGGTGCCGCCGCAGCCGGTCAGTGATATTGTCTCGAAGCTGCCATGA
- a CDS encoding ATP-dependent DNA ligase, giving the protein MEMRPVIPFEPVLAAQLPSGSQWIAQIKWDGVRMLSYYDGNHIELINRRGNRRTLQYPELTVPRTYCRADSFILDGEVIALSGGKPSFHEVMRRDSLKSETAIRAVTPQVPVLYMVFDMLYCNGVWLLDQPLSRRQQLLSEMLLPHSHVQNVPSYTDPAELFSAALKGRLEGIVCKDMGSTYAPGGKDKRWQKRKIISDVTAVAGGVTFRDGIVNALLFGLYDDAGKLHYIGHAGAGRMTAMDWRNLTAQAHNLTIPVMPFASLPQRSKGAVWIRPSLVFKLHFLEWNSSGTLRQPVIQAQVDLPPEDCQIGQRG; this is encoded by the coding sequence ATGGAAATGCGGCCGGTTATACCGTTTGAACCTGTACTCGCTGCGCAGCTCCCGTCCGGCAGCCAGTGGATTGCCCAGATCAAATGGGACGGGGTCCGTATGCTCTCTTATTATGACGGGAACCATATAGAGCTGATCAACCGCCGCGGCAACCGGCGCACATTACAATATCCTGAGCTGACGGTGCCCCGCACCTACTGCCGCGCAGACTCCTTCATCCTGGACGGCGAGGTCATCGCGCTCAGCGGCGGCAAGCCGTCCTTCCATGAAGTGATGCGCCGCGACAGCCTGAAGAGCGAAACAGCCATCCGGGCTGTGACGCCGCAGGTACCGGTCCTGTATATGGTATTTGATATGCTCTACTGCAACGGGGTGTGGCTGCTGGATCAGCCCTTATCCCGGCGGCAGCAGCTGCTCAGTGAGATGCTGCTGCCGCATTCCCATGTGCAGAATGTGCCCAGCTACACGGATCCGGCAGAACTATTCTCCGCTGCCCTGAAAGGACGGCTGGAGGGAATTGTCTGCAAGGACATGGGCAGCACCTATGCCCCCGGCGGGAAAGATAAACGCTGGCAGAAACGCAAGATCATCTCTGATGTGACCGCAGTTGCCGGCGGCGTCACCTTCCGTGACGGCATCGTAAATGCCCTGCTGTTCGGTCTCTATGATGATGCGGGCAAGCTGCATTATATCGGACATGCAGGAGCGGGACGGATGACTGCCATGGATTGGCGGAATCTGACCGCACAGGCACATAACCTGACCATTCCCGTTATGCCTTTCGCGTCCCTTCCACAGCGCAGTAAGGGCGCTGTCTGGATCAGACCCAGCCTTGTATTCAAGCTGCATTTTCTGGAATGGAACAGCTCAGGCACACTGCGCCAGCCGGTGATTCAGGCACAGGTTGACCTGCCTCCGGAGGATTGCCAGATCGGGCAAAGAGGGTAA
- the ku gene encoding non-homologous end joining protein Ku — protein MHTVWKGAISFGLVHVPVKMFSATEDKDISLRYIHKECGSPLSYVRKCPVCEKEVGWEEIGKGYEYEKGKFVLFDKEELDQLTEESSKSITILDFVDLTEIDPIYFQKTYYLSPDQAGTNAYRLLMEAMRQTGKIGIAKISIRSKSSLAAIRVLEDCLAIETIFYPDEVRPVSQVPGLPEAGMVSDKELDMAKLLISQLSTPFEPEKYTDDYRQRMLDLISHKVSGEEFHIAPSQQESNVIDLMAALQASIEAVQHIPADPGPSLAGSASKPKTAAGTKKKTAKAKTAEAAPGTAVVNEVTGPIPVIAPKAKRRSPKSKETVS, from the coding sequence ATGCATACCGTTTGGAAAGGAGCCATCAGCTTCGGACTTGTGCATGTACCGGTCAAAATGTTCTCCGCCACGGAGGATAAGGACATCTCACTGCGCTACATCCACAAAGAATGCGGCAGTCCGCTGTCCTATGTACGCAAATGCCCGGTTTGTGAGAAGGAAGTGGGCTGGGAGGAAATCGGCAAGGGCTATGAGTACGAAAAAGGAAAGTTTGTCCTGTTTGACAAAGAGGAACTGGACCAGCTGACCGAGGAAAGCAGCAAAAGTATTACGATCCTTGATTTTGTGGATTTGACGGAGATCGACCCGATTTATTTTCAAAAAACCTACTATCTGTCTCCGGACCAGGCGGGCACCAATGCTTACCGGCTGCTGATGGAGGCAATGCGCCAGACAGGTAAGATCGGGATTGCCAAGATTTCCATCCGCTCCAAAAGCAGCCTGGCCGCCATCCGTGTGCTGGAGGACTGCCTGGCGATTGAGACCATCTTTTATCCCGATGAGGTGCGGCCGGTCTCCCAGGTTCCCGGATTGCCGGAAGCGGGAATGGTGAGCGATAAAGAGCTGGATATGGCCAAGCTGCTGATCTCTCAGCTGTCCACACCGTTTGAGCCGGAGAAATATACGGACGACTACCGTCAGCGGATGCTGGACTTGATCTCCCACAAAGTCTCCGGGGAGGAATTCCATATCGCACCGTCGCAGCAGGAGAGCAATGTTATCGATCTGATGGCTGCACTGCAGGCCAGTATCGAAGCTGTCCAGCACATCCCGGCCGATCCTGGCCCTTCTCTGGCCGGCTCAGCCAGCAAGCCAAAAACGGCAGCCGGTACAAAGAAAAAAACAGCCAAAGCCAAAACAGCTGAAGCGGCGCCGGGAACTGCCGTAGTTAACGAAGTAACCGGACCGATTCCGGTCATAGCTCCCAAAGCGAAGCGGCGCAGCCCTAAAAGCAAAGAGACCGTTTCCTAA